GTCACAAGCTTGTAGCCCTTGCTCATTAGATAATTCCCAAGAGCAACAGCATTGGCCCTGACCTGCTTGGCATATGCTTTGAACCCAGGTGTCATGGCTTGCTTCAAAGCTACAGCCAAAGCAGCAATCTGATGATTGTGAGGACCACCTTGGAGAGCTGGAAACACTGAAAAGTTGATTTTGTCCTCGAAATCGTAAACAGCATCTTCTGGCTGTCCCTTCTTTGGAGGCTTAGGGCCTTTCCTGTAGAAGATCATTCCAGACCTTGGTCCTCTGAGACTCTTATGAGTAGTGGTAGTGACCACATCACAGAACTCAAAGGGGTTTGCAGCTTCCTACATTGGAGAATACCATTCTAATCAATAAAGTGCATCAATGCACACAGGCCAACAGGTAGTTtctcatcaaaaataaaaaaataaaaaaaactctgaAACAAGCAACTTCACCATCATTCTAACTTTCAACTATCCTGAGTCGCAAAAGCCCAATCCTAATGATCAGAAAGATAACCTAATAAGAATTATTAAACAACTAAATACTAGATTGTTCCATAAGAATGAATTAAAAAAATGTATTAATACTCATGATCTTTTGTTGCATCTACAAAATGAAGGAATATGCATCTCAACCAACAAAGCACCAAAACCAAGTCAAAATTTAAGAGTACATACATATCAGCACTGAATTGTCCATGTGTTCTTACCAACAGCTCTCATATGGATGAAAGAAAAAGTATTAAAAACTGTCTTCATTGTCAATCAACAAtcaataatgataataaatttaCCAATTTAGTGATTTTAGCCATCATCAATTAACAAATAATCAGGAATTCAGATCTAGTTATCAACTAATGAGAAGGCTCATAAAAAGAGTATACAGAGTTAGTATACGTAATGCTATCTTTACTGGTAGATCTGTTCCATATAATGTTAGTATGAGTTTTGGATAAAAGCAATCAACAAATAGTAATTTAGATATAGTTACCAATTGATGAATAGGTTCTTGAAAAGAGCATATAAAGCTAGTATATTTAATGCGATCTGAACTTGTAGATCTATTTCACATAATGCAAGCATGTGCGTGGACCAAAAGCAATCAACAAATACTCAAAACCTCAGATCTAGATGCCAACTGATGAATAGGTTCTTGAAAAGCGCATATAAAGGTAGTACGTTTAATGCAATCTACTTGTAGATCTATTCCACAcaatgcaagggttctaccagatCCATCCATTGAAGACGGATCTATAGAAATCTCAGTGAAAAACCGAACGAAACAACACTCGATCAATCCAAACACCATTCTCCCCGATCCATCAGATCTACCTTACCGACCAAAACGCAGAAATCAATTAGAACTGTTTTCGGAGGCCAAATTGTTATCAAGATCTGATTTTTCGATCGAAACCGATCTTAAGAGAAAAATTAAGACATAGGACGAACAATATCAGCATTCATTACCTGAGCGGCTACGAGGCCACTGATGTGAGCCATATCGCAGAGCAACAAGGCCCCGCACTTGTCGGCGATAGATCTGAACTTTGCGTAGTCCCAATCCCTAGGGTAGGCACTGCCACCGCAGATGATGAGCTTGGGGCGAAAGTCGAGGGCTTTCTCCTCGAGCTTGTCGTAGTCGATGTACCCGGTCACGGGGCTGACCTTGTAGGGGAGGCTCTCGAAGTAAATGGAGGTGGCGGAGATCTTCTTGCCACCGGAGGTGTAGTAGCCGTGAGTGAGGTGTCCGCCGGAGGGAAGGTCGAGGCCCATGATGCGGTCATGGGGGTTGAGGACGGCGGTGTAGGCGGCGAAATTGGCAGGACTGCCAGAGTATGGCTGGACGTTGACGCCCCACTTGGCGGGGTCGAGTTGGTAGGCGGCGAGGGCGCGGGAACGGCAGAGGTTCTCGATGGCGTCGATGTGCTCGTTGCCGCCGTAGTAGCGGTTGCCAGGCATGCCCTCGGAGTACTTGTTAGTGAGAGCGCTGCCGAGGGCCTCGATGACGGCGAAGGAGGTGAAGTTCTCGGAGGCGATGAGCTCGATGCCGTGAGACTGGCGCCGCTTCTCGTGTTCGATGAGGTCGTGGATCTCCGGGTCGACGGCGGAGAGCGGCGAGAGTCCCCATTCGCTCACGGACTCCATGGGTACAGCAGCCGGGGCCGGAATATGAAAGCAAAGATGCCGGACGGGGAGAGGGAAAGGGGGAGAAGGACGATGAGGAAGAAGTCTTCCGAGGGGTAGGGGAGAATGGCGTAAATGACGGTGTGGGAAGGGCGTCGGATTTATAGGAGACGATGTGAGGGTTTGTACCCGCATGATTTGGTTGGTTAGTGTGGCAGGCGAAGAGATGAGGGTTTTGCATCGAATTAAAAttactcattatatatatatatatatatatatatatataattgctgTATAATAACCCCCATGTTTTACCTAatgattttttaaagaaaatagtaAGATTGTTGAAATCaattttcatcattttcatttattttttgaaaaaaaaaggttttctTTATGATGATAACATGACTCATCAGATCTTGTAATGACCAGAAACTGAGTGATAATAAATTTCTTTAAGGGTTGGTGAGAAGAAGACGTCTGGCCAAACAAAGATCTCACTCGAGTTAGGTGTACACGTTCGAGTCATAGGGGCTAAAAACGTCACTTGCAAATAGAAAATATGATGTACTCTTCTCAAAACTGGCTGTaacaaaaaatattaaaacaCTTTGGTCCTCTCGGTAACAAAAACATAAGACAGTCACGTGAATGGTTTAGGGTTGGTGAGTGGCAACTTTTCCAGCTTAACATGCCCACTGCTCAAAGACCAAAGTGGCATGATTgtctattttattattaattatatattatctcatataattaattatttttatatttttaaaaatatatattgagatctttatatttatgaaaataaaataatgtttCTCCAtcgattttattgataaaaatattataaaatttatcattgAATATGACTCTGTCACATTTTGATTTATCATTgagtatatatatgatattttcgtCAACGGAATGGATAACGTGAGTTACTTTAAATATAGGGatccaatataatttttaaaatataaagattgagatgttaaagataattaatcaagaaataaaatataatagaatgttttttttttaactactgTACTTTTGTTTGAGTATGCATTGATTCTTTTCATTGGTTTTATTCACTCGATGGTCATTTAAAATGGACTCATTCCTCCTACCTTCCAATCAACAACCATTTATACTCAAAGATCTAATTTGATCTACAAAAGGAATAGCAAGGCCAAAATAAACTAAATTGGAAGTGAAATATAAAATAGTAATTGAGTTACGTATAAAAACAAATCACTCATAATTGTTTCTTATCAACTACGTCTCTTTTTCAAAAGTTAGCAGGCCACTCTTAAGATGATAAAAAAGCAAGTATGTTCTTATCCTTTTGTTCATTATTACAGGATTTGTAAATCTACCAAGATTAGACgttaaaatttctaaaattgatgtatgtaattttatttttgagataATTTATATTATGAGATAAAAGATAATAGTTCAGCGAGATAGACGATAGACATCCTCCAATTTACCAAGGAAGTAAATATATGTAGCGTATCATTCAAAGATTATTCATGGACTCAAAGTGTGAATCTATCGAGATTTGATATTTGAATTTTTAAATCTTTAAGtgaaaaaaatttatgaaaaaagATATTTGATTCTTTAAGTATCCATGATTATCTCCGATAATAATATTCAGATTTTTTTCTTtcagatgaaagaaagaaaaaaagcacatatatttttatttttgagacaGTTCATATTGTGAGATATAAGGACGATAGACATCctccaaattgtttgaggaagcaAATGCATGTAGCGGTAGGTGTAGGTGTGGGTGTAGTGAGGGGAGGGTCAAAAGCTTAGCACCAACTGAAGAATGAGAAGAAGATGAAGTTAGGTGTAGTAGTTCCAAGTTGTCATCAACACCGGCTTATCTTTGTGGATCTTAATTGATGTAACCTTTCATCTTAGTTGCTTCTTCACCAACTGACTTTTTGCCATTGACTTGCACTCCACCTAATATTGCGTTTGGTCATCCATCAATATGTACCCATAAAATAAATATTAcagatgagtttatatattttttcactatacaatttagttttatttatttttaactaattttaacaatattatatttatttaagtgTGTTTAATTTGATACTATATAGTAACTCGAAATTCAATCAAATAAGAACATGAGAATGTATAATAATTAAGATTGATGAAATTTTTTTGACTAATTAAACCATGTAATAAATACTATTAAACATGATGatcctattttttaaaaaaatactgtaattgatatgatgaaatacatattATAATTCTGTTCGACGACATTATAATTAGATTAATCatgttttgatgaaaaaaatattttaataggagaatattttgatcaattgaaaaatattatttgccTTCTGGTgctattctaatttttttttttgatattttttaaaaatattttttaatttatataatagaGTAATAATCTTTTCAAATCATTGTAAAATTACTTTATCAAATTTTATCTTCATCGtttacttaaaaaaataaaaattttaatcaaataaTATTTTCGTCATTTAccttatgaaaaaaaaatcacaaatgataatgtgggctaattatatattacatcATCTAGGAatttctatagttatgaaagtgaaatattaaaCTTCATTTACTCTAACGTCGTCGATTTACTAACGGAAGATACAACATATAGGAATGATATGAAAAcaatagataaaaagataattttcaaTGTTCTAATTACGTTTTCTTTCTTATTAGTTGCCAGTTGTGGTGGTGGGAGATAATAATACCACTGAGGGCCACGGTTGGCTGTTGTGGTTGTAGTCAACGAGAACAACACAATGATCGATGAGAAAGACAGTGGTTAATGAGATCGACGTAAAGTTGTCATTGGAGACGGGCTATGTGGAGTCCTAGAGGTGAAGTTGAGGAACTTCTATGATTTCTtgcgagggaggaggaggaagaggagcgaCGACGAGAGATGAGgcaaagagagaggaggaagagaacaaGGACAATGGCTATGTCAATGCAAATGCAGAGCAATGCCACTCTACTCTACATCGCCCTGCATCTATGTCAGCGTtgatgcagatgtagagcgatactcatccttcttcccccttttccCGATCCCTAATCCTTCTTCCCTCTTTCATTGCAGATGCAAAGCGATGCAAAGCAAAAGCCACAAATGCCGAAGCATATGCTAATGCTTTGCATCTACAATGGCACTGCTCAACATCTACGATGGCGCTAATGTAGAGCAGTGCTCATCCTTCTCCCCCCTTTTCTCGATCCctcatttttttctcatttttatcgCTTTGCATTTACATTGGCGCCAATGCAAATGCAGAGCGATACAAAATAGAAACCATCGATGCCAATGCAGATGTTGACGCTCTACATTTACATCGGTGCCACTCGGCATCTGCATCAATGCTGACAAGATGTAAAGCAATGCTaatccttcttcttcctttccttgatctctcatccttcttcccccttttcATCGCTCTATATCTGCATCAACACTTGTCTACATCTATATTGATGCTGACACAAATATAGAACAAAAGCCACATACACCAATACTTTGTATTTACATCGACATAAATGCAGATAGAAGGCATCGCTTTACGTAAATATCATGGATACTAATACTCTGGCATCTGTATCAATTGCATTTATCATTACATAGTGATGCCAACGTAGATACCTCATTTtggacattaaaattattttttatttattatttttatatatactaatttttttttatctattttaccaacgatattaaataaataaagttaaatattttatttttataattataaaaaaaattaatataaaatttttaattttaaaatttaaagaatattaaaaaaaattaactaaCTGGCCCTCGTAGTATCCATCTCCCTTCGATGCGGGTCGACAATATCATCACTATGCACGTGTCCATCACACTTTGCGTTACGTTAACAAATGCTTTCCTCGGTCACTCATATCCCATTTGGCCCATCTCTTCCGTTGGGCCCACTGCACAGCTCTCGTCATCTCGTCCGTCCGTTCGCCCCGCAGCTTCTCTATATATTCCCCTAAACCCCTCGCTACTTACTCTCACATATTTTCCGCCTCCCTCTCCTTGCCCAACTCCTTCGATTCGTTCCAACGATCGGAGAATGGCGCTGCTGGTGGAGAAGACGTCGACGGGACGCGAGTACAAGGTGAAGGACCTTTCTCAGGCTGACTTCGGCCGCCTCGAGATCGAGCTGGCGGAGGTGGAGATGCCGGGCCTCATGGCGTGCCGCGCCGAGTTCGGGCCCGCCAAACCTTTCGCCGGCGCCCGCATCTCCGGCTCCCTCCACATGACCATCCAGACCGCCGTCCTCATCGAGACCCTCACCGCCCTCGGTGCTGAAGTCCGGTGGTGCTCCTGCAACATCTTCTCCACCCAGGACCACGCCGCTGCCGCCATTGCCCGCGACTCCGCCGCCGTCTTCGCCTGGAAGGGAGAGACCCTCGCCGAGTACTGGTGGTGCACCGAGCGATGCCTCGACTGGGGCCCCAACGGTGGCCCCGACCTCATCGTCGACGACGGCGGTGACGCCACTCTCCTCATCCACGAGGGCGTCAAGGCTGAGGAAGAGTACGAGAAGACCGGCAAGCTGCCCGATCCGGCCTCCACGGACAACGCCGAGTTCCAGATCGTGCTGGGGATCATCCGCGACGGGCTCAAGGTCGACCCCAAGAAGTACCGCAAGATGAAGGAACGCCTCGTCGGCGTGTCGGAGGAGACCACCACTGGCGTCAAGCGACTCTACCAGATGCAGGCCAGCGGCGCCCTGCTCTTCCCCGCCATCAACGTCAACGACTCCGTTACCAAGAGCAAGGTATACTTCATTTTGGATCTTAAAGTTTGGGCTTCAATTTTGTTCTGGAAATTCTCGGATCCATAGGTCTCATTTTGAGCTCCAGATCCAGATCCAGATCAGGATCTGAGGAGGTTGGTTTCCCTGTTACCTTAAAACTAGTTTTGATAGTTTGAACCCAGATCTGCTGTTGTCTCTATCGGCTATATAACCTGGAGTTTATGAATCTGGTCGGTGCCATGCTAATCAACGAAGAGGGCAATAGATCATTAACTAAGATCTTAGACTTCCATATCTTTTTAGATCTGAATCCAGATGAACAGTTTCAATCTTAATTTAACCCTGTAATCATAATCAACCGTTTCAGGTAAAATTTCTTTCTCTTCTGATGCATATATATGTTCGAATTTATATCTCCTTTGACTTGTATTGACTTGAAACTGTGATTTTTTTATCTTCATTTAATTTGATCTAATAATATAAGCTTGAGTCACGAGAATTTAgtatcaatagtatttttcttgctATCTTATGCCTTTGCATATTCTTTCGCCTGCGTGGAGATTTGTGACTCCTATTTTTCTTGGTCTCGTATTGACTGCAGTTTGACAACCTGTATGGATGCCGCCACTCTCTCCCCGATGGCCTCATGAGGGCCACTGATGTTATGATTGCCGGAAAAGTTGCCGTGGTATGCGGCTATGGAGATGTGGGCAAGGGCTGTGCTGCTGCCCTGAAGCAAGCTGGCGCTCGTGTTATTGTTACCGAGATCGACCCCATCTGTGCTCTTCAGGCACTGATGGAGGGCCTCCCTGTTCTCACTCTGGAGGATGTCGTCTCCGAGGCAGATATCTTTGTGACGACAACCGGGAACAAGGACATTATTATGGTTGATCacatgaagaagatgaagaacaatgccATTGTTTGCAACATTGGCCACTTCGACAATGAGATCGATATGCATGGCCTGGAGACCTACCCGGGCGTCAAGCGCATCACCATCAAGCCCCAGACCGATCGCTGGGTGTTCCCTGAGACCAAGACCGGCATCATCGTGCTTGCCGAGGGGCGGCTTATGAATCTTGGTTGTGCCACTGGGCATCCCAGCTTCGTCATGTCCTGCTCCTTCACCAACCAGGTATGACACCTACTAAATTATTCTTGCTCTCATTTAAACAACTCATCCTGACTAAGTATGCTTGTTTTTGCCTGGGTATGTGTGCTAAATATTAGAAGCTTTGTATTATATATTTGATATTACATGTATGAAAATTACACAAAACTCTCCATTCATGCAtgttcatgaaaattgcatgcatACCCGAGTTTATTGGTCATTTGCTTGATCATGATACTCCTGATGATGAATTATTTTAGGAGAATTTAGATGTTCCTACAGATCCTTCATGTAGGAATAGAAAGTCTCAATATCTAATGCTTTGTACTCATCATGAGAATGGACCTCAAATGCAACAGAGAATTGGATCATCGTGTGTATACTTAAATGCTCTTGAAAATATCAAAAATCACAATCCATCTAGCATTAACTGGACTAACtataatcataataaaatcatggcaGGTGATAGCACAACTGGAATTATGGAAGGAAAAGGCGACCGGCAAGTACGAGAAGAAAGTCTATGTGCTACCCAAGCATCTGGATGAGAAGGTGGCAGCGCTTCACCTCGGCAAGCTGGGTGCCAAGCTCACCAAGCTTACACCATCGCAGGCTGATTACATTAGCGTCCCGATCGAAGGACCCTACAAGCCTGCTCACTACAGGTATTAGGGTTGCTTATGCAAGAGACGATGATAATAAATCGGAGCACTGGCATTTTCGACTAGAGTTTGAGCGATGGCTATGTTCGTTTTGCTTTTCACCTTTTGTCTTCCCATCTTTGCTGGTTCACCTATGGACGTGTGTTCCATTTGGAAGTAATGAGAAATGCTGATGGCATTTTTGGAATAATTTGGCTGATAGTAGTCGGTCGAATGGTCTGATAAACCAGTAATGTTTGCATGGGTACGCACAATCTTAGCTCCCTTCCTTTCTGGAGTCTTATATAAAGTATTTCTATTAATATTTAAGTTTTATATCAACACTAACAAACTTACTGCAATACAAAAACTATGCAAAAAATATAGTATAAGaaaatattgaaaataatttgAGATGGTACAAATGTAGGAAAAAGAAACTAATAAttagtacatatatacatacttaGTGTGAAGACAAATTCACATAAGCATCTTAAAAGCTTATCCAATGCTAGATGATAAACCTAAATCCCACAGAATTCTGCTATGACTTCCATTATCTCTTGTGCCAATCTAAAATGGAAGAAAGTTCATATCAAAAGACAAAATGAATTGTCAACTCATTTGCTAGTTCAAGCATCACAAGCATTTGCACAAGCAAATGTAATAGGCAGTATATAGAGGGAAAAAAGAATTAAAGAGTACCATTTGTTGTGAGATGTGATGACAAATTCCTTGTTTATGCAGAAAGATCACTACCCAGACCTGTAAAATGACCATGGAGTGAAGTCTTGACAAGTTAAGTTGATGCAATCATGTGAATGCAAAGTCTGCATTCTGCTTTCTTTGAACTCTGGATAGGGAATACCGATATTTTCATCTAAAAAAGAAATCTGGAACAAGTATACATTCAGTCCTATCTGCATTTCATAAATCAACAAACGGTAATAAAACATTAATTTATATCAAAATCTCATCACTTTCTAAGAATGAAAAACCCTAATCTTCTTCGTGTCTCATAGATCGACCAATCTGTATTATGGCCCAAAGGAATTTAAATAGGAAAAGAAACATGTACAAGACTGGTTCTGCAGATTTACTCTCTGTGCTTCATTCAGATTGGTAGAACAAAGAAGGTTCTAAACCTGAAGCAGCAACAAGCTTATGACAAGTTGAagcaaaataaattaaataaaatccgTAGAAGATTTACGATCAACATAAGACACAGTAAGTAGCTTTTGTGATAAACCAACTTGAAATATCttgaaaaaatagaaaacaaagaaaaaagaggaaaagGACTTTCTAAACTTGGCCCCTAAAATATCAATGAGATCAAGGAGTTTAACATAATAAGCAATATTAATAAACAGATGCAGGATGCTCCTACATCTGACACCACCGAACTGATGTCGCAAAAATGCAAATGCATCGACTCGATCCAACAGGCACATGATCTGAGAAGTTTCTCCTGCTATAATTAAAGAAGAAATAGCATCAAGATGAGAGGGTTCGCATGATTCGGAGAATGACAGAAATTCTTTCCACAACATGAGCGCTGCACAGGATCATCAAAAGAAATATCAAGTAGcagcaaaaaataaaatcctagatcTAGTGCAACTATTTAAATACTAAATTCTTCTACCCAGTAGTATCTTTTAGAATGAAATTAAGAACTCGAAAACCAACTGATATCACCAACTTCCAGTTGGATACAATTGGAGAAGTAATGTCAGACCATTTACATAGACTAATGTGGAACTTCACATGACATTATAAAGCTAAAATGAGAGAGGAATATACACAAGGATATTGGTCAAAAGAATCACCAGGTGAAAAAGGAAAAACCAGCCAGAAAATGAACAAAGAAACAGGCATGCATTGCAAACTCATGCAGCTACACAGGCATTCAACTCCTAGCAATTTACACAAAAATCATAGAAgcacaaataaaattaaaatttttagtatACTTCAATCATCTAGAAATTGGATTATATTATAGAATATACTGATTATAGGCTAGGTCCATACCCAAGTACataggaagaaagacatgtaagaAACACATTTATAATTGCAACCAAAGAAATTTTACCACATAAGTTTAGAACTCATGCCATTAAAATATTACAGCTATTGAGATCAAGATGCAAAAGAATGGCTGTGCAGAATGCAGATGTGTAGAGTTGGACAGAAGTCACCGATATCGTTGGAACCTATGACAAACCACATCTATTTTAATATTCTTCAACATTGCTGCTCCTGGCTTGTCATAGTCATGTGGAAATTATACTGCAACAATCCACATTTGCTTGGAAGGTTTTGACCCATGAAAATATAGAAGGCTTACAATATCAAGATGATAAAGCTCGGAGGGTAACATCTTAAATTTTCTCTGATCTATGCTAACCATCAGAAGAGAACATACCTTGATTGTTAATTGAAGTTTCTGCTACAAACAGTTTATTACTGGAATCAAAAGAAACCCCAAACATCACATCCAGACAAAGAGAACTCTGCCCTCAGACTAGCAAACAAAACTTCCCATTTTATAACGTATTTTTCAAACTTGAAAGTTGAAAAAATGGTTGTGCTAGCTTAAAAGCAATAACAGGATGAAACTTATAAGGTATAGGAGAAAGTTTTAGCACAAAGCACTATAAAAAACTTTGGATCATGCACCTTCATTCCATTTCCTgcacatcaatggtctaaaattatattaattgacTCCTGTATGGCAAATAATGTATCAATCTACAATATCTAGCTATACGCTGGACAAAAATGTTAATTAGCATCCACTAATATAGAAGGCCCCATAAATTGTCACCCATTATAAGGTAATGATGAACCAAAATATAAAATCCTAATGGAAAAGAAGGGTGAGAATTACAAAATTCATAGAAAATAGATTGCATAAAAAGATTGGTGGAAGTAAGAAACTCATTAATGACTTTCATGTCTTGGTCCTTTTATCTTCAACCTACTAACACTTTGTCCTGGAATGAGTCTTACGAAGCTATTCATCAGTTGGATAGTTGAAGTCCTCCCAGGATCCACAGTTTACAACCAAGTTTTAGTTCAATTCTCTTATCCATGCACGAACGAGAACAAACAGGTAGAAAAACAGCGAGAGCATAAAACAACCTGCTGGCTCTTGGTCTTGATAAAATGCTTAAGACATTGGTGTTGCAGCAAAACAGTCTTTTTAATATCATGTTGACATGCGGATAACAACAGTTGTAGCAGTACACATGCTCTCAGATTGTTAACATATGCTCTTACTGATAAGGCCTGTGATTGTTAACCCAGCAACATTACACACAATGACTATAAGATGACCAGACTAAAACCAAAAGCTCCTTTCCTTATTCTTTACTATTTCCtgaaaaatcaaagaaaaaaattaagtttCAAGAAGTTTCCAACTCAATGAGCAGTTCCTCTTATCAAGATGAACAATAAAATAAACCAAAGCCTAGGGAAATGGAATATTATTCCATCAAATAGCAGAAATATTTTTTCATGTAACATTGAACGGAGAAAGCCCCACATAAAAACCACAAAATAACATTGAACTACAGCTCTGGCAGCAAACAAAATGCAAAAAACAGAACCAAAAGGTCTAGAaaaaatatacaaatatacacaCATCAAAATGAGAGAGACCCCCTGTATGAGGCTCCCATACTGGGGGGAAAACACAATTAAAGACCTTGAAGTTGGAGATAAAAGGACACAAAAAACCAAAAACAAGCTCTTGATGCAAAATCAGTAAATAGGATGGAATGGAGAAAAAGTCCAGGCAATTGGCTCTTGCAAAGGGAAAGAAGACAATGATAATTGTGATTTGGGTCAAAAGTCGGTAAGTGTATGGGCAACATCAACATGGGCACCTGCAAGAACAACACAGCGGAGATCACGAGCTGTAAGAGGCCACACAATCTAATACGGAATAGCCATCGATTTTGTTATCTGTTCAATTAGACATTCTGTCCCAGTTTGTATCTTCCATCAACTCATTAAGGGGCATTTTAAGATAAACAGACTCTGTACGTACTTTTGAATTTACAAGGGTGATGTAGAAATCTGCCTCCAATTGTATCACTACAGAGTTGAACCATATCATTCACCTTAAAGTCGATGCCTTTCTTGCTGCCTCCACTTTTATCACTATAGTCAAATTGTATCATGATGATACAATCATCTACCTAAAAATGCTGCCTttgttatttttatcttctccacTTTTATAACTACAGATACAAATTATATCAATACCTCCTTTATGCGGTCAACTAATATGCTAATAGGTTGATGCCAATTGCGATTGACCGAGGAGTTGTTATTAATATTTCCAGACTCATCTTTAATACCTCTATACACACTGTTCATTTTATCTTAAGTTGTCTGAGGCCGCTATCTTAGAGAGGGTGCCAGTTCTTGAAGGTAAGATTTTTCAGAAGTGACTTACCACTAAATTTGAAAGTTACTTTGGAAAGTGCCTCATCCAGAAAGTGGCACTTTTTTTTATTTCACCACTCAAGGATAACTAAGCAGACTCTGGTGTGATATAACAAGAATGGTCAATATATCCTATAAAGAGGAACTATGGGATGTATTCAAGTTCAGAAGATGATAACATAAGGCAAACATAACATAAGCCAAATACCAAGTGAAAACAGATAGCATTTTAGCATGCTAATCATCAACATTTCATGCCAATGATGGACAGAATTTCAAAGACAATTATGATAGAGTATCATTTGAAGATGAATACATTTCTCATATATGTACTATTTTCATAGTCTCCATTACTATGTTAGCATACATCAAGGCATAACAACTACATCATGCTCAATATATATCAGGTGAAGAATTTATTCTGTAACTACAAGTAACACAAG
This genomic stretch from Musa acuminata AAA Group cultivar baxijiao chromosome BXJ3-9, Cavendish_Baxijiao_AAA, whole genome shotgun sequence harbors:
- the LOC103996699 gene encoding adenosylhomocysteinase; the protein is MALLVEKTSTGREYKVKDLSQADFGRLEIELAEVEMPGLMACRAEFGPAKPFAGARISGSLHMTIQTAVLIETLTALGAEVRWCSCNIFSTQDHAAAAIARDSAAVFAWKGETLAEYWWCTERCLDWGPNGGPDLIVDDGGDATLLIHEGVKAEEEYEKTGKLPDPASTDNAEFQIVLGIIRDGLKVDPKKYRKMKERLVGVSEETTTGVKRLYQMQASGALLFPAINVNDSVTKSKFDNLYGCRHSLPDGLMRATDVMIAGKVAVVCGYGDVGKGCAAALKQAGARVIVTEIDPICALQALMEGLPVLTLEDVVSEADIFVTTTGNKDIIMVDHMKKMKNNAIVCNIGHFDNEIDMHGLETYPGVKRITIKPQTDRWVFPETKTGIIVLAEGRLMNLGCATGHPSFVMSCSFTNQVIAQLELWKEKATGKYEKKVYVLPKHLDEKVAALHLGKLGAKLTKLTPSQADYISVPIEGPYKPAHYRY
- the LOC135649705 gene encoding serine hydroxymethyltransferase 4-like, coding for MRVQTLTSSPINPTPFPHRHLRHSPLPLGRLLPHRPSPPFPLPVRHLCFHIPAPAAVPMESVSEWGLSPLSAVDPEIHDLIEHEKRRQSHGIELIASENFTSFAVIEALGSALTNKYSEGMPGNRYYGGNEHIDAIENLCRSRALAAYQLDPAKWGVNVQPYSGSPANFAAYTAVLNPHDRIMGLDLPSGGHLTHGYYTSGGKKISATSIYFESLPYKVSPVTGYIDYDKLEEKALDFRPKLIICGGSAYPRDWDYAKFRSIADKCGALLLCDMAHISGLVAAQEAANPFEFCDVVTTTTHKSLRGPRSGMIFYRKGPKPPKKGQPEDAVYDFEDKINFSVFPALQGGPHNHQIAALAVALKQAMTPGFKAYAKQVRANAVALGNYLMSKGYKLVTDGTENHLVLWDLRPLGLTGNKVEKLCDLCNITVNKNAVFGDSSALAPGGVRIGAPAMTSRGLVEKDFEQIAEFLHQAVTLCLSIQKEHGKLLKDFNKGLVNNKDIEELKAAVEKFSASFDMPGFQMSAMKYKD